A genomic window from Lotus japonicus ecotype B-129 chromosome 1, LjGifu_v1.2 includes:
- the LOC130734384 gene encoding putative wall-associated receptor kinase-like 16 produces the protein MEVKVKQLQLHLVLIAALALALVAAETKVQSLPGCNSTCGDVNIPYPFGIGNSSSKPDQPCYLERKFKLDCNDSKLYFSNVQLQVLDITIIMGQVDVMFFVSSECNQRPLFAASPPPISISTTETQDGSESRQYGNLYTASFSISSKENKFLTVGCDSYGYLNSVYEEHTYTTGCLTRCYGKKTIIKNGTCSGIGCCQVDVPPRMRNITVEASGFPNSTESLGTCTYSFVVKQGSYNFSTTDLEDFPHTELPLVLDWTVGNSSCDASKSGTDYACKSNSYCNDKDLDYGYRCTCMPGYEGNPYHPPDGCTDIDECKGPDHGCIDENHCRNKNGSYDCFCPKGQSADGTDKGRCNKQEVLTKVIIGAGAGIIILFVVIASLYLTYQKRKLMKLKEKFFRENGGFILQQKLRTREDSSQTAKIFTEHELNKATNNYDESLIIGKGGYGIVFKGVLPDKRIVAIKKSKIVDKSQIEQFINEVVVLSQIIHRNVVKLLGCCLETKVPLLVYEYVSNGTLHDLIHNGGKEENVTWKTRLRIAAEAAGALSYLHSDAFVPIIHRDVKGANILLDDDYRAKVSDFGASKLVPLDQTGIATMVQGTLGYLDPEYMQSQHLTEKSDVYSFGVVLVELLTGEKPISFDRPEEKRSLAMHFLSCLKEDRMFDVVQAGIMNEENKQEIKEVVVLAAKCLRLKGEERPSMKEVAMELEGLRLMEKHPWTSREQDLEETPYFLHNESSNIYYECGDRSSLQNTGYDTSRDHVPLVALHGGSVTTYCNLYKISWFSVECV, from the exons ATGGAGGTGAAGGTGAAGCAGTTGCAATTGCACCTCGTGCTAATTGCTGCACTAGCATTAGCCCTCGTAGCAGCAGAAACCAAAGTACAGTCCCTGCCTGGCTGCAACTCCACTTGTGGAGATGTCAATATTCCTTATCCTTTTGGCATAggcaactcatcatcaaaaccaGATCAACCTTGTTACTTGGAGCGCAAATTCAAACTCGACTGCAATGATTCTAAACTATATTTTAGTAACGTACAACTACAAGTTCTAGACATCACCATCATTATGGGTCAAGTGGACGTAATGTTTTTCGTCTCATCGGAATGCAATCAACGACCACTTTTTGCAGCAAGTCCCCCTCCTATCAGCATTTCAACGACGGAAACCCAAGATGGGAGTGAGAGCCGTCAATATGGGAACCTCTACACAGCAAGTTTCAGCATTTCAAGCAAGGAAAACAAGTTCCTAACCGTGGGCTGCGACAGTTATGGCTATCTCAACAGTGTTTACGAGGAGCACACATATACAACTGGGTGCTTGACAAGATGTTATGGcaaaaaaacaataataaaaaacGGAACTTGTTCAGGCATAGGGTGTTGCCAGGTGGACGTTCCTCCAAGAATGAGGAATATCACAGTAGAAGCATCTGGGTTTCCCAATTCAACGGAATCGTTGGGAACCTGCACCTATTCATTTGTTGTTAAGCAAGGCTCGTATAATTTTTCTACCACTGATTTAGAAGATTTTCCTCACACAGAACTCCCCTTGGTTCTTGATTGGACTGTAGGAAACAGCAGCTGCGATGCTTCAAAGAGTGGTACCGACTACGCGTGCAAGAGCAATAGTTACTGCAACGACAAGGACTTGGATTATGGTTATCGATGCACATGTATGCCAGGTTATGAAGGAAACCCGTACCATCCTCCTGATGGCTGCACAG ATATTGATGAGTGTAAGGGGCCGGATCATGGATGCATAGATGAAAATCACTGTCGCAACAAAAATGGGTCTTATGATTGCTTTTGTCCTAAGGGGCAATCTGCAGACGGAACAGACAAAGGAAGGTGCAACAAACAGGAAGTACTTACAAAAGTTATAATTG GAGCAGGAGCAGGGATTATTATTCTATTTGTGGTGATTGCCTCTCTGTACTTAACATACCAGAAAAGGAAACTAATGAAGCTAAAAGAGAAATTCTTCCGTGAGAATGGGGGCTTCATTTTGCAACAAAAACTCCGTACAAGAGAAGATTCCTCCCAAACTGCTAAAATTTTCACAGAACATGAACTAAACAAGGCCACCAACAACTATGATGAGAGCTTAATCATTGGTAAAGGAGGTTATGGCATAGTTTTCAAAGGAGTTCTGCCAGATAAACGGATTGTTGCAATCAAGAAATCCAAAATAGTAGATAAGAGTCAAATCGAGCAATTCATTAATGAGGTGGTTGTTCTGTCCCAAATCATTCATAGGAATGTGGTCAAACTCTTGGGATGCTGTTTGGAGACTAAAGTACCTTTACTAGTTTATGAGTATGTCAGCAATGGTACCCTTCATGATTTGATTCACAATGGAGGCAAGGAAGAAAATGTAACATGGAAAACTCGTCTAAGGATAGCAGCAGAGGCAGCTGGAGCTCTGTCTTATCTGCACTCGGATGCCTTTGTACCCATTATCCACAGAGATGTAAAGGGTGCCAACATTCTCTTGGATGACGATTACAGAGCCAAAGTGTCAGATTTTGGAGCTTCAAAATTGGTTCCGCTTGACCAAACTGGTATAGCCACAATGGTGCAGGGCACTCTTGGATACTTAGACCCAGAGTATATGCAATCACAACATTTGACAGAGAAAAGTGATGTATATAGCTTTGGGGTAGTGCTTGTAGAGCTGCTAACTGGGGAGAAACCTATTTCATTTGACAGGCCAGAAGAGAAAAGAAGCCTAGCTATGCActttctttcttgcttgaaAGAGGACCGCATGTTTGATGTTGTTCAAGCTGGAATCATGAATGAAGAAAATAAGCAAGAGATAAAGGAGGTTGTTGTTCTTGCAGCAAAGTGTTTGCGGCTTAAAGGCGAGGAAAGACCAAGCATGAAGGAAGTGGCTATGGAGTTGGAGGGATTAAGGCTAATGGAGAAGCACCCCTGGACAAGTAGAGAACAAGATTTGGAGGAGACTCCATACTTTCTTCACAATGAATCTTCAAACATTTATTATGAATGTGGTGATAGGAGCAGCCTTCAGAATACTGGGTATGATACCAGTAGGGATCATGTACCGCTGGTTGCCTTGCATGGTGGTTCTGTGACAACATATTGTAATCTATATAAGATATCTTGGTTTTCAGTTGAATGTGTGTGA